Proteins from one Chitinophagales bacterium genomic window:
- a CDS encoding RNA-binding S4 domain-containing protein, translating into MKPEKEANDIRIDKYLWAVRIFKSRSIASEAIDGGKVKLDGYSVKSSKKVKLGEKYRIKREQQVLEIEVTKIIEKRVSAELARECYIELFNSLTDLPKVQSAFFNSTVDREKGKGRPTKRDRRELDDYLI; encoded by the coding sequence ATGAAGCCAGAAAAGGAAGCTAACGATATTCGTATAGATAAATATCTCTGGGCTGTGCGCATATTTAAATCGCGCAGCATAGCCTCGGAAGCTATTGATGGCGGTAAAGTCAAACTCGATGGATATAGTGTCAAAAGCTCCAAAAAAGTGAAACTAGGCGAAAAATATCGAATTAAAAGAGAGCAGCAGGTACTAGAAATTGAAGTCACAAAAATAATAGAAAAACGAGTATCGGCCGAACTAGCTAGGGAATGTTATATCGAATTATTCAATAGTTTGACTGATTTACCAAAAGTTCAATCTGCCTTTTTCAATTCGACAGTAGACCGAGAAAAAGGTAAAGGCCGACCTACAAAACGCGATCGAAGGGAGCTAGATGATTATTTGATTTGA
- the rlmB gene encoding 23S rRNA (guanosine(2251)-2'-O)-methyltransferase RlmB, translating to MKKKDIIFGKNSIVEALKNGVNIDTIWISQTARDVGEIIQLAKANEVPIKKVPIQKIDYLIFPFYKPHEISHQGVVAILNKYEYAKLDDIYHFLISQGKQPFFVFLDRITDVGNFGAIARSAVCFDVDAIIIPNKNSVSVNAQANKSSAGALAHIPICRVENIWDTIDYLIQCGFQLIGATEKAKMSIDQLDLHLPTLLVLGNENTGISLPVQKMLTHQIKIPMNTDRFDSLNVSVAAGILFHQAYEARKGS from the coding sequence ATGAAAAAAAAAGATATAATTTTTGGAAAGAATTCGATTGTAGAAGCATTAAAAAATGGAGTCAATATCGATACGATATGGATCAGTCAGACGGCTAGAGATGTAGGAGAAATCATACAACTGGCTAAAGCCAATGAGGTGCCCATTAAAAAGGTACCTATCCAGAAGATAGACTATCTGATCTTCCCATTTTACAAGCCCCATGAAATTTCGCATCAAGGAGTGGTAGCTATCCTCAATAAATATGAATATGCTAAACTCGACGATATTTATCATTTCCTCATCAGTCAGGGAAAGCAACCTTTTTTTGTATTTCTCGATAGAATCACAGATGTAGGGAATTTTGGAGCCATAGCTCGAAGTGCTGTATGCTTTGATGTTGATGCCATCATCATACCGAATAAAAATAGCGTTTCAGTGAATGCCCAAGCGAATAAGTCTAGTGCTGGAGCTTTGGCCCATATCCCAATTTGCCGTGTAGAAAACATTTGGGACACCATAGACTATTTGATTCAATGCGGTTTTCAGCTTATTGGAGCTACTGAAAAAGCTAAGATGAGTATAGATCAACTTGACCTTCATCTTCCTACCCTGCTCGTATTAGGAAATGAAAACACAGGAATCAGCCTACCTGTCCAAAAAATGCTCACTCATCAAATTAAAATACCCATGAATACAGATCGATTTGACTCCCTCAATGTATCTGTGGCAGCCGGCATTTTATTTCACCAAGCCTATGAAGCCAGAAAAGGAAGCTAA
- a CDS encoding ABC transporter permease, whose amino-acid sequence MNWSVKLAKSLTKDKTLQRHHFIQIICQLAIALCICTILISSFLIRGFEKTIEDKIFGFWSHIRISSIGNSINPIGENPIQIELKDINQKGLGKITPVVNKGALLKNQENIEGIILRGIDFNKTSSFEYGQPKHLSYEQSKEAPIILSQHSLNKLNLKLGDPLIISILDSQPKSIRAKVINSYVTNIEEFDAQIALSDIKFLQNLNQWGSQEYSWIEIQSKDKHEIRNLASSIYEELNDVSVDTIYEIYPQLFDWLALMKKNELIIFIVMLIVAMVNIISTISIFVIEKTKLIGMLKVLGAHNKSIIEIMYYQVFFIIIRGVSIGNLIALVVTAILHFLKPIKLDPAIYYISYAPVWIDWKAFVFINILTVFTCIISAYIPLRTISKISPIKVVEYK is encoded by the coding sequence ATGAATTGGAGCGTAAAGTTAGCAAAAAGTTTAACAAAGGATAAAACTCTTCAGCGGCATCACTTTATTCAAATAATATGTCAACTCGCAATAGCGCTTTGTATCTGCACTATACTTATTTCATCCTTTCTAATAAGAGGTTTTGAAAAAACTATTGAGGACAAGATTTTTGGATTTTGGTCACATATCCGTATCTCTTCCATTGGTAACTCTATCAATCCTATAGGAGAAAATCCTATTCAAATTGAGCTCAAAGATATAAACCAAAAAGGACTAGGAAAAATAACTCCTGTGGTTAATAAAGGTGCCCTTCTAAAAAATCAAGAAAATATTGAAGGGATAATTCTCAGAGGTATTGATTTCAATAAAACATCAAGCTTTGAATATGGGCAGCCAAAACATTTATCCTATGAACAAAGTAAAGAAGCACCCATAATTTTATCGCAGCATAGTCTCAATAAGCTCAATCTCAAACTAGGCGACCCCCTAATTATCAGCATACTTGATAGCCAACCAAAATCTATTCGGGCCAAAGTCATCAACAGCTATGTCACTAATATAGAGGAATTTGATGCGCAGATTGCTCTTTCTGATATAAAATTTCTCCAAAATTTAAATCAATGGGGAAGTCAGGAATATAGCTGGATAGAAATTCAATCCAAAGATAAACATGAGATACGAAATTTAGCTTCCAGTATCTATGAAGAATTAAACGATGTATCAGTGGATACTATTTATGAAATATATCCCCAGCTTTTTGATTGGCTAGCACTCATGAAAAAAAATGAACTCATTATATTTATAGTCATGCTCATAGTGGCCATGGTCAATATCATATCGACCATTAGTATATTTGTGATAGAAAAAACCAAACTGATTGGTATGCTGAAAGTACTAGGAGCTCATAATAAATCAATAATTGAAATAATGTATTACCAAGTTTTTTTTATAATAATAAGAGGTGTATCAATAGGGAATCTGATAGCGCTGGTTGTAACAGCTATTTTGCACTTTTTAAAACCAATAAAACTAGACCCTGCAATTTATTATATTTCTTATGCTCCTGTCTGGATTGACTGGAAGGCATTTGTTTTTATAAATATCTTAACGGTCTTCACATGTATAATAAGCGCATATATTCCACTGAGAACTATTTCCAAGATTTCACCTATTAAGGTAGTAGAGTATAAATAA
- a CDS encoding DUF1343 domain-containing protein, translating into MRLSFFALFLCIYLLTEGQTIIPGADRSQLYLPKLKGKKIAITCNHTSMVGNQHLVDFLITNEIKIVKIFAPEHGFRGEADAGAKIKSEIDTKTGIRIKSLYGKNLKPSREDLKNIDIMLFDIQDVGVRFYTYISTLQYVMEACADANIPVIVLDRPNPNGHYIDGPVLDMKFKSFVGMQPIPVVYGMTIGEYAKMLVGEKWLQTKSKVKLEVVPCLNYQHDSKIVLTIPPSPNLKSSQAIALYPSLCLFEGTGVSVGRGTETPFECFGSPFLNKQVLKDSFIPMSRKGASSPPYLNQWCFGEQLSEIKVVEKFDLSYILKAYQHWTRDKKEFFLPSLFFDNLAGNATLRWQIINGKTENEIRESWYSDIAKFKKIRVKYLIYP; encoded by the coding sequence ATGCGACTTTCTTTTTTTGCACTCTTTCTTTGTATTTATCTATTAACAGAAGGTCAAACAATCATTCCTGGAGCGGACCGCAGCCAACTATATTTACCTAAGTTAAAAGGGAAAAAGATAGCAATTACCTGCAATCATACCAGTATGGTGGGTAACCAGCATTTGGTAGATTTTCTTATCACTAATGAAATTAAAATTGTAAAAATATTCGCACCCGAACATGGATTTAGAGGCGAAGCAGATGCTGGAGCTAAGATTAAATCCGAGATAGACACTAAGACTGGAATACGTATAAAATCTCTTTATGGAAAGAATTTGAAACCGAGCAGAGAAGACCTGAAGAATATTGATATTATGCTTTTTGATATTCAAGATGTGGGTGTTCGATTTTATACCTATATTTCTACCTTGCAATACGTCATGGAAGCCTGCGCGGATGCGAATATTCCTGTGATAGTACTCGATAGACCAAACCCCAACGGACATTATATTGATGGCCCCGTCTTGGATATGAAATTTAAGAGCTTTGTAGGTATGCAACCTATCCCTGTGGTCTATGGCATGACAATAGGAGAATATGCTAAAATGCTGGTAGGGGAGAAGTGGCTGCAAACCAAGTCAAAAGTCAAACTAGAAGTTGTTCCTTGCTTGAACTACCAACATGATTCCAAGATAGTCTTAACTATTCCTCCATCCCCCAATTTAAAATCAAGCCAAGCGATAGCGTTATATCCTTCGCTATGTTTATTTGAAGGAACTGGTGTTTCTGTAGGCAGAGGTACTGAGACGCCTTTTGAATGCTTTGGCTCGCCATTTTTGAATAAACAAGTTTTGAAAGATAGCTTCATACCCATGTCTCGAAAAGGTGCTAGCTCACCACCATATTTGAATCAGTGGTGTTTTGGAGAACAATTGTCAGAGATAAAGGTAGTAGAGAAGTTTGATTTATCCTACATTTTAAAAGCCTATCAGCATTGGACCAGGGATAAAAAGGAGTTTTTCTTACCATCATTGTTTTTCGATAATTTAGCAGGTAATGCAACCCTAAGATGGCAAATTATTAATGGTAAGACAGAGAACGAAATTCGTGAATCTTGGTATTCTGATATAGCAAAGTTTAAAAAAATTAGGGTAAAGTACCTTATTTATCCTTAG
- a CDS encoding adenylate/guanylate cyclase domain-containing protein produces MSAINIVSVGIYITSIILNRKGMHFTSSIIMVLEIIIHQIIAVYYFGTDCGFQYYILVISLFPFLMPRGKWTIKVSLSLICVISFMFLNFYYSSLFEPIQILDTIHKGYLNLSNTLFSFISLTLSGAFYSIAMHDTEDEIKYEKEKSDNLLLNILPLKVAQELKQHGRTEAQLHDNVTIMFTDFQDFTKLSEELSAKDLVKIIDYYFRSFDQIILKYNIEKIKTIGDAYMCVSGFQTDSKLAANNMILCAMEILEFIHNERILPKNPTKRSFDIRIGINTGAVVAGVVGDTKFAYDIWGDAVNIASRMEKLGEVNTINVSEATYHLVKDSFDFASRGEIDVKNKGTMKMYNLKTKDK; encoded by the coding sequence ATGAGTGCAATTAATATTGTAAGTGTTGGGATTTATATTACAAGTATAATATTGAATAGAAAGGGTATGCATTTCACTTCTTCTATCATTATGGTATTGGAAATTATTATTCATCAAATCATAGCAGTTTATTATTTTGGGACTGATTGCGGTTTTCAATACTATATATTAGTTATTTCGCTATTCCCATTTCTAATGCCCAGAGGCAAATGGACTATAAAAGTATCGTTATCATTGATATGTGTTATCAGCTTTATGTTTCTAAACTTTTATTATAGTAGTTTGTTCGAACCGATACAAATTTTAGATACCATACATAAAGGCTATTTAAATTTATCAAATACTCTATTTTCATTTATTTCTCTTACTTTAAGTGGCGCGTTTTATTCCATAGCTATGCATGATACCGAAGACGAGATAAAATATGAAAAAGAAAAGTCGGACAATTTGCTACTTAATATTCTCCCCCTTAAAGTAGCACAAGAGTTAAAACAACATGGTAGAACAGAAGCTCAATTGCATGACAATGTAACCATAATGTTTACTGACTTTCAAGACTTCACTAAGCTTAGCGAAGAATTATCTGCCAAAGATTTAGTCAAGATTATTGATTATTACTTTCGGTCTTTTGATCAAATCATACTAAAGTATAATATAGAGAAAATAAAAACCATAGGCGATGCCTATATGTGTGTTTCAGGTTTTCAAACAGATTCAAAGTTAGCAGCTAACAATATGATTTTGTGTGCTATGGAAATTTTGGAATTTATCCATAATGAAAGGATACTACCAAAGAATCCAACGAAAAGAAGTTTTGACATTCGGATAGGAATCAATACAGGGGCGGTAGTAGCTGGAGTAGTCGGTGATACGAAATTTGCTTACGATATATGGGGAGACGCTGTCAACATTGCCAGTAGAATGGAGAAGCTAGGTGAAGTAAATACGATCAATGTTTCTGAAGCAACCTATCATCTTGTAAAAGATAGTTTTGATTTTGCTTCACGCGGTGAGATCGATGTGAAAAACAAAGGAACAATGAAAATGTATAATCTGAAAACTAAGGATAAATAA
- a CDS encoding HD domain-containing protein: protein MNFHLAKKYILTRLKDELPSYLTYHGYHHTWDVYEMTIEIAMSEGITDEEDLTLLKTAAIFHDSGFILAYNGHEDLSCEIVREKLPEFDYNEEQIEKICSMIQATKIPQNPQTQLEEILADADLDYLGREDFYPISSSLFEEFKSISLLKTEEEWNKIQVKFLEQHHYFTKTCIQRRKDAKEKRLVELRKLIG, encoded by the coding sequence ATGAATTTTCACCTCGCCAAGAAGTATATTTTGACAAGACTTAAAGATGAACTGCCTTCATATTTAACTTACCATGGATATCATCATACCTGGGATGTCTATGAAATGACTATAGAAATAGCCATGAGTGAAGGTATTACAGATGAAGAAGATTTAACCTTGCTTAAAACCGCTGCTATATTTCATGATAGTGGATTTATCTTAGCCTACAATGGTCATGAGGATTTGAGCTGTGAAATTGTGCGAGAAAAATTGCCGGAGTTTGACTACAATGAAGAACAAATAGAGAAAATTTGCAGTATGATTCAAGCTACAAAAATTCCTCAAAATCCACAAACACAGCTAGAGGAAATATTGGCTGATGCAGACCTTGATTACCTTGGCAGAGAAGATTTTTATCCTATTTCAAGCTCTTTGTTTGAAGAATTTAAAAGCATAAGTCTTTTAAAAACAGAAGAAGAATGGAATAAGATACAAGTAAAATTTTTGGAGCAACATCATTATTTTACAAAAACTTGTATTCAACGCAGAAAAGATGCGAAAGAAAAAAGACTTGTTGAACTTAGAAAGCTAATTGGTTAA
- a CDS encoding YitT family protein, with the protein MNKNHPIEWSQIYSLKNIALILTGTACAVFAMKGFMIPNHLMDGGVTGVSILIHEIYHINISLLILGLNAYFIYLCKKYIGKTFAIQTSLAIFLLALGLQFVPVPTITNDKILIAIFGGFFIGIGMGLVVRAGGVIDGAEVIAVFTTKRIGLSMSEIILIFNSLIFLTVAYKLGIESAMYSIITYFTATKMSDYVADGIEEYIALHIISSQFEDIKSAIVNDFNKGIAVYKGERGYLPGSYDVKQNVDVIVTIMTRLEILKIKEAIYEIDPKAFMYITSVKEAKGGVLKKKNVH; encoded by the coding sequence ATGAATAAAAATCACCCTATCGAATGGAGTCAAATTTACTCACTGAAAAATATAGCATTAATATTGACGGGTACTGCCTGTGCGGTTTTTGCTATGAAAGGATTTATGATCCCCAATCACTTAATGGATGGCGGAGTCACTGGCGTTTCGATACTAATACATGAGATATATCATATAAATATTTCTCTATTGATACTTGGGTTAAATGCTTATTTTATTTATTTATGTAAAAAATACATAGGCAAGACCTTCGCTATTCAGACTAGCCTAGCTATCTTTTTATTGGCTTTAGGTTTACAATTTGTGCCAGTCCCTACGATTACAAATGATAAAATTCTCATAGCCATTTTTGGTGGTTTCTTCATAGGAATAGGCATGGGTTTAGTCGTCCGTGCTGGTGGAGTCATAGATGGAGCAGAAGTTATAGCGGTATTTACCACAAAGAGAATAGGTTTGAGTATGAGTGAAATTATTCTTATTTTCAATAGCCTTATTTTCTTAACAGTTGCATACAAGCTAGGAATCGAATCTGCTATGTATTCAATTATCACTTACTTTACAGCTACTAAAATGAGCGACTATGTAGCAGATGGAATCGAAGAGTACATTGCTCTGCATATTATTAGCTCGCAATTCGAAGATATCAAATCGGCGATAGTCAATGATTTTAATAAAGGTATCGCAGTCTATAAAGGGGAGAGGGGCTATTTGCCCGGCAGTTATGATGTGAAACAAAATGTAGATGTTATTGTTACTATTATGACACGTCTTGAAATTTTAAAAATTAAGGAGGCTATCTATGAAATAGATCCGAAAGCATTTATGTATATCACAAGTGTGAAAGAAGCTAAAGGCGGTGTACTGAAAAAGAAGAACGTACACTAA
- a CDS encoding deoxyribodipyrimidine photo-lyase: protein MQELAIFWFRRDLRFEDNHGFFQALNSGLPVLPIFIFDTDILSKLTNKSDKRLQFIHNHCQILNDKFNEFGSGLKFMYGKPLTIWQDLVSTYDIKAVFTNHDYEPYAIKRDAEVQYFLESRSIKFKSFKDQVIFEKSEVVKADGLPYTIFTPYSKVWKTKLGTSPIQTFPSENFLHSLFKFSSQSLSLSLEEMGFSSVELNLANNAQDLNQIIKNYHLTRNIPANQEGTTRLSVNLRFGTVSVRKLVLQAMNTNETWLNELIWREFFMQILFHFPKVVHASFKEKYDKIPWRNNENEFKLWCLGRTGYPIVDAGMRELNETGFMHNRVRMIVASFLTKHLLIDWRWGEAYFAEKLLDYELSANNGNWQWAAGTGCDAAPYFRVFNPSEQAKKFDPEAKYINQWLSPDDLLIPPIVEHSFARNRALDVYKKALNEG from the coding sequence ATGCAAGAATTAGCAATCTTCTGGTTTCGGAGAGATTTACGTTTTGAAGATAATCATGGGTTTTTTCAGGCTTTAAATTCTGGTTTGCCTGTACTTCCTATTTTTATTTTTGATACAGATATTTTATCTAAACTTACGAATAAGTCTGATAAACGATTACAGTTTATTCATAATCATTGTCAGATTTTAAATGATAAATTTAATGAGTTTGGGTCTGGTCTGAAATTTATGTATGGGAAACCATTAACCATTTGGCAAGACTTAGTTTCAACCTATGATATAAAAGCAGTATTCACCAATCACGATTACGAGCCTTATGCTATTAAGAGAGACGCAGAGGTGCAATACTTCCTAGAAAGTCGGTCTATCAAGTTTAAAAGTTTCAAAGATCAGGTTATCTTTGAAAAATCAGAAGTAGTCAAGGCCGATGGTCTGCCATATACCATATTTACTCCATATTCTAAAGTGTGGAAGACGAAACTGGGCACTAGTCCTATTCAGACTTTTCCTAGTGAAAATTTTCTCCATAGCTTATTCAAGTTTAGTTCTCAGTCTCTCTCTCTCTCTCTGGAAGAAATGGGATTTAGTTCAGTTGAATTAAATTTAGCCAATAATGCTCAGGACTTAAATCAAATTATTAAGAATTATCATTTGACGCGCAATATTCCAGCGAATCAAGAGGGAACAACAAGACTGAGTGTAAACTTGCGTTTCGGTACAGTGAGTGTGCGCAAGCTTGTTTTGCAGGCAATGAATACAAACGAAACTTGGCTTAACGAATTGATATGGCGAGAATTTTTTATGCAAATATTATTTCATTTTCCAAAGGTCGTTCATGCGAGTTTTAAAGAAAAGTATGACAAAATTCCATGGCGAAATAATGAAAACGAATTTAAATTATGGTGCCTAGGTAGGACGGGTTATCCCATAGTGGATGCGGGTATGCGAGAACTCAATGAAACTGGATTCATGCATAATCGAGTAAGAATGATTGTAGCCAGCTTTCTGACCAAGCATCTTCTTATAGATTGGCGATGGGGAGAGGCTTATTTCGCTGAGAAATTATTAGACTATGAGTTATCAGCCAATAATGGAAACTGGCAATGGGCTGCAGGAACAGGATGCGATGCTGCACCTTATTTTAGAGTCTTTAACCCTAGTGAGCAGGCGAAGAAATTTGATCCCGAAGCGAAATACATCAACCAGTGGCTTTCACCTGATGATTTGCTGATTCCCCCTATAGTAGAGCATAGTTTTGCTAGAAATAGGGCACTAGATGTTTATAAAAAAGCCCTAAATGAAGGATAA
- a CDS encoding Crp/Fnr family transcriptional regulator, whose amino-acid sequence MKGLAVSYFIGEDGTKVVLSFARENWWLADMDSLHNASESKMFIEFIEDSEILVMDKQTKVELLKKIPKLERMFRLLVERHLINYQQRIFSNIALSGKEKYEQFRSKYPDVLQRVPQHLIASYLGLTPEFLSRIRKDKN is encoded by the coding sequence TTGAAAGGATTGGCTGTATCCTATTTTATAGGTGAAGATGGCACCAAGGTAGTGCTTTCCTTTGCTAGAGAGAATTGGTGGCTAGCTGATATGGATAGTTTGCATAATGCTAGTGAAAGTAAAATGTTTATAGAGTTCATAGAAGATTCAGAGATTCTGGTTATGGATAAGCAAACTAAGGTTGAATTGCTTAAGAAAATTCCTAAACTTGAGAGAATGTTTCGATTACTAGTAGAGCGGCATCTTATCAATTATCAACAACGAATTTTTAGCAACATAGCCTTGTCTGGTAAAGAGAAATATGAACAATTTCGAAGTAAATATCCTGACGTGCTACAGCGAGTTCCTCAGCACCTAATAGCTTCCTATCTGGGTTTGACACCCGAATTTCTGAGTCGCATTCGAAAAGATAAAAATTAA
- a CDS encoding pirin family protein — MENSVLHKANTRGYANHGWLDAYHSFSFASYYNPERMQFGALRVLNDDTVNASEGFGTHPHDNMEIITIPLEGAIEHKDSMGNTSVIRAGEIQVMSAGSGVTHSEFNHHSDQKLKLLQIWIFPNKQNVKPRYDQLKLDPSDKQNRLQQILSPVPEEAGVWIHQNAWFHIGKFDQNSIANYQLKDKSNGVYAFVIHGQFEINNQKLERRDALGVWSIEKLSLTSLEKDSEILLIEVPMNV; from the coding sequence ATGGAAAATTCAGTTTTACATAAAGCCAACACAAGAGGATATGCCAATCATGGTTGGCTTGATGCTTATCACTCTTTTAGCTTTGCTAGTTATTACAATCCAGAGCGTATGCAGTTCGGAGCACTGCGAGTTTTGAATGATGATACTGTGAATGCCAGCGAGGGATTTGGCACGCATCCTCACGACAATATGGAGATTATAACCATACCATTGGAGGGAGCTATTGAGCATAAAGATAGTATGGGAAATACTTCAGTTATCAGAGCGGGTGAAATTCAAGTAATGAGTGCTGGTTCTGGAGTTACTCATAGTGAATTTAATCACCATAGTGACCAAAAACTAAAACTTTTGCAAATTTGGATATTCCCCAATAAGCAAAACGTAAAACCACGCTATGATCAGTTAAAACTTGATCCTTCTGACAAACAAAACAGATTGCAACAGATACTTTCTCCTGTGCCAGAAGAAGCTGGTGTTTGGATACATCAGAATGCTTGGTTTCACATAGGAAAATTTGACCAGAATTCCATAGCAAACTATCAATTAAAAGATAAAAGTAATGGGGTCTATGCCTTTGTTATACACGGTCAATTTGAGATTAATAATCAGAAATTAGAGCGAAGAGACGCACTAGGGGTTTGGAGTATTGAGAAATTAAGTTTAACTTCCTTAGAAAAGGACTCAGAAATATTGCTCATCGAAGTTCCTATGAATGTTTAA
- a CDS encoding NAD(P)H-dependent oxidoreductase, translated as MKVLAFAASNSSQSINKKFLSYVLTHFQSHDTELLDLNDYDLPLYSIDKEKSIGIPELVSHFSKKLEEADVIIISLAEHNGTYTAVFKNLFDWLSRYKLKMFEGKRMILLATAPGPRGGRGVMDAALVRFPIHGAEILGHFCLPKFQENFDAEKGIINEELKDEFNSLLNKISKTNEA; from the coding sequence ATGAAAGTACTCGCATTTGCAGCTAGTAATAGCTCTCAATCAATTAATAAGAAATTTTTATCTTATGTGTTGACGCATTTTCAATCTCATGATACGGAGCTCCTGGACCTCAATGATTATGATCTGCCTCTATATTCGATAGATAAAGAAAAATCTATTGGTATTCCAGAATTGGTCTCACATTTTTCCAAGAAGCTAGAAGAAGCAGATGTAATCATTATCTCATTGGCTGAACATAATGGAACATATACAGCGGTATTTAAGAATCTCTTTGATTGGCTATCGAGGTATAAATTGAAGATGTTTGAAGGTAAGAGAATGATATTACTCGCTACCGCACCCGGCCCTAGAGGAGGCAGGGGCGTTATGGATGCAGCTTTAGTGCGCTTTCCTATTCATGGTGCTGAGATTCTAGGTCATTTTTGTTTACCTAAGTTTCAGGAAAATTTCGATGCAGAGAAAGGTATTATCAATGAGGAGTTAAAGGATGAATTTAATTCCTTATTGAATAAGATTTCTAAGACGAATGAAGCGTGA
- a CDS encoding VIT family protein, giving the protein MEPTIDTYLESHYIHRSNWLRAAVLGANDGIISISSIAIGVAAASTTREPILLATIAGLVAGALSMAAGEYVSVSSQMDTEKSDIEREAKELEAMPEIELNILAAIYEKRGLKKETTMQVAQELTAHDALAAHVRDELGINEVTQANPLTAALASGLAFTLGGALPALVTLFSPIPFMVPSLYVLSIIFLMVLGGISARLGGSSIWKAILRVTFWGTLAMALTALVGYLFGVKV; this is encoded by the coding sequence ATGGAACCAACAATCGACACCTATTTAGAAAGTCATTATATACATAGAAGTAATTGGCTTCGCGCTGCAGTTCTAGGTGCCAATGATGGCATTATATCCATATCTAGTATAGCTATCGGTGTAGCTGCTGCGAGCACTACACGTGAACCCATTTTACTAGCCACGATAGCAGGCTTGGTAGCGGGTGCACTATCCATGGCAGCAGGAGAATATGTTTCCGTCAGCTCACAAATGGATACTGAAAAATCGGATATAGAACGTGAAGCCAAGGAACTTGAAGCTATGCCGGAAATTGAACTAAATATATTGGCAGCCATATACGAAAAACGAGGTTTGAAAAAAGAGACGACTATGCAGGTAGCACAGGAACTGACTGCTCATGATGCCCTAGCAGCCCATGTACGCGACGAATTAGGGATTAATGAAGTGACCCAAGCCAATCCATTAACTGCTGCTTTAGCATCTGGATTAGCCTTTACTCTAGGTGGTGCCTTACCTGCTCTAGTGACACTTTTTTCTCCTATCCCATTTATGGTGCCTAGTCTCTACGTTTTGTCTATTATTTTTTTAATGGTCTTAGGAGGTATATCTGCCAGACTAGGTGGCTCAAGTATATGGAAAGCCATACTTCGAGTCACTTTTTGGGGAACACTCGCAATGGCGCTCACTGCGCTAGTTGGATATTTATTTGGAGTGAAGGTATAA
- the rpmF gene encoding 50S ribosomal protein L32, whose translation MPNPKKKISTTRRDKRRTHYKAEAPTLSTCSTTGETHLRHRAYYVDGALYYKGKMVIEAKA comes from the coding sequence ATGCCAAATCCAAAGAAAAAAATATCAACCACAAGAAGAGATAAAAGAAGAACCCATTACAAAGCAGAAGCTCCGACCTTGTCTACATGCTCTACAACGGGAGAGACTCACCTAAGACATAGAGCTTACTACGTGGATGGTGCTCTATATTACAAAGGTAAAATGGTTATCGAGGCTAAGGCTTAA
- a CDS encoding DUF177 domain-containing protein, whose product MERRRNFDIHFLGLKNAVHHFEYEIGAPFFKMYEKSLISEANLLVKLNLDKKDSFFILNFQVDGTVNLPCDRCNELFDYELMTDFEIIVKFEDVENGTLDEADVVYISRNETAINVADLIYDYILINIPIQVFHPNDKNGNSTCNPEILEKLKAVPKTEEEIDPRWSSLNKLKS is encoded by the coding sequence ATGGAAAGGAGGAGGAATTTTGACATACATTTTCTAGGATTGAAAAATGCCGTGCATCATTTCGAATACGAAATAGGTGCGCCGTTCTTTAAAATGTATGAAAAATCTCTCATATCAGAGGCCAATCTACTGGTAAAATTAAATCTAGATAAAAAAGATTCCTTTTTTATTTTGAATTTTCAAGTAGACGGTACAGTCAACTTACCCTGTGATAGATGCAATGAGTTGTTTGATTATGAGTTAATGACTGATTTTGAAATCATTGTAAAATTTGAAGATGTAGAGAATGGAACCTTAGATGAAGCCGACGTAGTTTATATTTCCAGGAATGAAACGGCCATCAATGTTGCAGATTTAATTTATGATTATATCTTGATCAATATCCCCATTCAAGTCTTTCATCCCAATGATAAAAACGGAAATAGCACCTGTAACCCAGAAATATTGGAAAAACTAAAAGCAGTACCTAAAACAGAAGAGGAAATAGATCCAAGGTGGTCTAGTTTAAATAAATTAAAATCATAA